In Cryptomeria japonica chromosome 10, Sugi_1.0, whole genome shotgun sequence, a genomic segment contains:
- the LOC131040459 gene encoding 26S proteasome non-ATPase regulatory subunit 11 homolog — MAYIDANTETLSHALEVKDTEPAQAISLLHQIIGSPSSTSEALRIKEQAISNLSDILTQEKRGEELKSLLTVLRPFFLQIPKAKTAKIVRGILDAIAKIPGSSQLQISLCREMVEWTRAEKRTFLRQRVEARLAALLMENEEYQDALTLLSGLVKEVRRLDDKLLLVDIDLLESKLHFSLRNLPKAKAALTAARTAANAIYVPPAQQGTIDLQSGILHAEEKDYKTAFSYFFEAFEAFNALEDPRAVFSLKYMLLCKIMVNQADDVAGLISSKAGLNYMGVELDAMKAVADAYSKRSLKDFEVALRSYKAQLEEDPIVHRHLSSLYDTLLEQNLCRLIEPYSRVEISHITELIGLPIDIVEQKLSKMILEKKFAGTLDQGAGCLIIFDDPKPDGIFPATLETISNVSKVVDSLFQRSAKIMA, encoded by the exons ATGGCTTACATTGATGCAAACACGGAGACCCTATCTCATGCCTTAGAGGTCAAGGACACTGAGCCTGCACAGGCAATTTCTCTTCTACATCAGATAATCGGGAGTCCCTCATCTACATCCGAGGCTCTTCGAATCAAAGAGCAGGCGATTTCCAACCTTTCTGATATTCTCACCCAGGAGAAGAGGGGTGAAGAACTTAAGAGCCTCCTCACAGTTCTACGACCTTTCTTTTTGCAGATTCCAAAGGCCAAGACTGCGAAAATTGTCAGAGGAATACTTGATGCAATTGCGAAAATCCCAGGGTCTTCACAACTTCAGATTTCCCTTTGCAGAGAAATGGTTGAATGGACCCGTGCAGAGAAGCGTACATTCTTGAGGCAGAGGGTTGAAGCAAGGCTGGCTGCTTTGTTGATGGAAAATGAAGAGTACCAGGATGCTTTGACCCTCCTTTCTGGTCTTGTAAAGGAGGTCAGGAGGCTGGATGACAAGCTGCTGCTTGTTGATATTGATTTATTGGAAAGCAAGCTTCATTTCTCTTTGAGAAATCTTCCAAAGGCTAAGGCTGCCCTAACAGCGGCACGGACAGCTGCCAATGCTATTTACGTTCCTCCTGCACAACAAGGGACTATTGATCTCCAGAGTGGAATTCTTCATGCTGAGGAGAAAGATTACAAGACGGCTTTTAGTTACTTTTTTGAGGCATTTGAGGCATTTAATGCTCTTGAGGATCCTCGTGCAGTGTTCAGTTTGAAGTATATGCTTCTGTGCAAGATCATGGTTAACCAGGCAGATGATGTTGCAG GCCTCATTTCATCAAAAGCAGGGCTGAACTACATGGGAGTGGAATTGGATGCCATGAAGGCTGTTGCAGATGCATACTCAAAGCGATCCCTGAAGGACTTTGAAGTGGCACTTAGGTCTTATAAAGCACAGCTCGAAGAAGACCCCATTGTTCACAGGCACCTGTCTTCTTTATATGATACTCTTCTGGAACAGAACCTCTGTCGCTTAATTGAACCATATTCAAGGGTTGAAATATCACATATAACAGAGCTGATTGGATTGCCTATAGATATTGTTGAGCAGAAACTGTCTAAAATGATTTTGGAGAAGAAATTTGCTGGCACTCTTGATCAAGGTGCAGGTTGCCTGATTATCTTTGATGACCCAAAGCCTGATGGCATTTTCCCTGCCACTTTGGAAACAATTTCCAATGT